A single region of the Salvia miltiorrhiza cultivar Shanhuang (shh) chromosome 8, IMPLAD_Smil_shh, whole genome shotgun sequence genome encodes:
- the LOC130997938 gene encoding delta(14)-sterol reductase-like isoform X1 encodes MNLGLLLLAFTPSWTSVSMLLGYVTYLVIVGSILPGKIVPGVTLSDGTRLHYRCNGLLLLVLLIFLLGIGGWMDLLSPTAIADRGLELLSATLVFSVLVTNLLYMVGCRSRDQSSSFKPHTTGNLIEDWWFGIQLNPQFMGLDLKFYFVRAGMLGWLLINLSVLVKCIQESNLSQSMILYQLFCVIYIMDYFVHEEYMTSTWDIIAERLGFMLVFGDIVWIPFTFSIQGWWLLRNKVELTTAAIIANCLVFFMGYLIFRGANKQKHVFKKNPKALIWGRPPKVIGGKLLASGYWGIARHSNYLGDLLVALSFSLPCGISSPVPYFYPTYLFILLIWRERRDETRCAQKYKDIWAEYKKTVPWRILPYVY; translated from the exons ATGAATCTCGGTCTGCTTCTCCTCGCCTTCACTCCTTCATGGACTTCG GTCTCTATGCTGCTCGGATATGTCACTTATCTGGTGATTGTTGGATCCATTTTGCCGGGTAAAATTGTACCTGGAGTGACTTTATCAGATGGAACTCGCCTGCATTACCGTTGTAATG GTTTATTATTGCTTGTTTTATTGATTTTTCTGCTTGGAATTGGTGGCTGGATGGATCTCTTATCACCTACG GCTATTGCTGATAGAGGTCTCGAGCTTCTATCGGCAACACTAGTATTCAGTGTACTG GTAACAAATCTTCTCTATATGGTTGGCTGCAGATCCCGTGATCAAAGTTCTTCTTTCAAACCTCATACCACAGGAAACCTAATTGAGGACTG GTGGTTTGGGATACAGCTGAATCCTCAATTCATGGGACTCGACCTCAA ATTCTACTTTGTTAGAGCTGGTATGCTGGGATGGCTTCTTATAAATCTCTCTGTTCTTGTAAAATGCATTCAAGAAAGCAATTTAAGCCAATCAATGATTCTTTACCAGCTATTTTGTGTT ATATACATTATGGATTACTTTGTACACGAAGAGTATATGACCTCCAC ATGGGACATAATTGCTGAGAGATTGGGGTTCATGCTGGTGTTTGGCGATATAGTCTGGATACCATTCACATTCAGTATCCAG GGTTGGTGGCTTCTAAGGAATAAAGTGGAGCTGACAACTGCAGCTATTATTGCAAACTGTCTCGTCTTCTTTATGGG GTATCTGATCTTTAGAGGAGCTAATAAGCAGAAACATGTGTTCAAAAAGAATCCCAAAGCACTAATTTGGGGAAGACCTCCAAAGGTCATTGGGGGGAAGCTGCTTGCTTCTGGTTATTG GGGCATCGCGAGGCACAGTAACTATCTTGGGGACTTGTTGGTAGCTCTGTCCTTCAGTTTACCTTGTGGGATAAG TTCTCCAGTTCCATATTTTTATCCCACATACCTTTTCATACTGCTAatatggagagagagaagagacgAAACGCGGTGCGCGCAGAAATACAAAGACATTTGGGCTGAATACAAGAAAACGGTTCCATGGAGGATACTTCCATATGTATATTAA
- the LOC130997938 gene encoding delta(14)-sterol reductase-like isoform X2 — MNLGLLLLAFTPSWTSVSMLLGYVTYLVIVGSILPGKIVPGVTLSDGTRLHYRCLLLLVLLIFLLGIGGWMDLLSPTAIADRGLELLSATLVFSVLVTNLLYMVGCRSRDQSSSFKPHTTGNLIEDWWFGIQLNPQFMGLDLKFYFVRAGMLGWLLINLSVLVKCIQESNLSQSMILYQLFCVIYIMDYFVHEEYMTSTWDIIAERLGFMLVFGDIVWIPFTFSIQGWWLLRNKVELTTAAIIANCLVFFMGYLIFRGANKQKHVFKKNPKALIWGRPPKVIGGKLLASGYWGIARHSNYLGDLLVALSFSLPCGISSPVPYFYPTYLFILLIWRERRDETRCAQKYKDIWAEYKKTVPWRILPYVY; from the exons ATGAATCTCGGTCTGCTTCTCCTCGCCTTCACTCCTTCATGGACTTCG GTCTCTATGCTGCTCGGATATGTCACTTATCTGGTGATTGTTGGATCCATTTTGCCGGGTAAAATTGTACCTGGAGTGACTTTATCAGATGGAACTCGCCTGCATTACCGTT GTTTATTATTGCTTGTTTTATTGATTTTTCTGCTTGGAATTGGTGGCTGGATGGATCTCTTATCACCTACG GCTATTGCTGATAGAGGTCTCGAGCTTCTATCGGCAACACTAGTATTCAGTGTACTG GTAACAAATCTTCTCTATATGGTTGGCTGCAGATCCCGTGATCAAAGTTCTTCTTTCAAACCTCATACCACAGGAAACCTAATTGAGGACTG GTGGTTTGGGATACAGCTGAATCCTCAATTCATGGGACTCGACCTCAA ATTCTACTTTGTTAGAGCTGGTATGCTGGGATGGCTTCTTATAAATCTCTCTGTTCTTGTAAAATGCATTCAAGAAAGCAATTTAAGCCAATCAATGATTCTTTACCAGCTATTTTGTGTT ATATACATTATGGATTACTTTGTACACGAAGAGTATATGACCTCCAC ATGGGACATAATTGCTGAGAGATTGGGGTTCATGCTGGTGTTTGGCGATATAGTCTGGATACCATTCACATTCAGTATCCAG GGTTGGTGGCTTCTAAGGAATAAAGTGGAGCTGACAACTGCAGCTATTATTGCAAACTGTCTCGTCTTCTTTATGGG GTATCTGATCTTTAGAGGAGCTAATAAGCAGAAACATGTGTTCAAAAAGAATCCCAAAGCACTAATTTGGGGAAGACCTCCAAAGGTCATTGGGGGGAAGCTGCTTGCTTCTGGTTATTG GGGCATCGCGAGGCACAGTAACTATCTTGGGGACTTGTTGGTAGCTCTGTCCTTCAGTTTACCTTGTGGGATAAG TTCTCCAGTTCCATATTTTTATCCCACATACCTTTTCATACTGCTAatatggagagagagaagagacgAAACGCGGTGCGCGCAGAAATACAAAGACATTTGGGCTGAATACAAGAAAACGGTTCCATGGAGGATACTTCCATATGTATATTAA
- the LOC130998400 gene encoding uncharacterized protein LOC130998400: protein MESESAGRVAGGWAEVLAALAGGSADGSGWLCALAGAWLGGLGGLAALAGGQRWRVAALTGAWLGGLARLGARRAGLSSAEFGSAGLDSAELINADFGKARRDELSCVGLGSAAFGGAGLGKAGLCSAALVKG, encoded by the exons ATGGAGAGCGAGAGCGCTGGGCGGGTGGCGGGTGGCTGGGCGGAGgtgctggcagcgctggcgggtggcagcgctgacgGGAGCGGGTGGCTGTGTGCGCTGGCGGGTGCGTGGCTGGGCGGGCTGGGCGGTTTAGCAGCGCTGGCGGGCGGGCAAcgctggcgggtggcagcgctgacgGGGGCGTGGCTGGGCGGGCTTGCGC ggctcggcgctCGCAGGGCTGGACTGAGCAGCGCTGAGTTCGGCAGTGCTGGGCTGGACAGCGCTGAGCTTATCAACGCTGACTTCGGCAAGGCTCGCAGGGATGAACTGAGCTGCGttgggctgggcagcgctgcattCGGTGGAGCTGGGCTCGGTAAAGCTGGACTCTGCAGCGCTGCACTTGTCaaaggttaa